In the genome of Mucisphaera calidilacus, one region contains:
- a CDS encoding plasmid pRiA4b ORF-3 family protein, which translates to MSTLIHTLRITLQDSKPPIWRRVAVPSDITLGQLHEVIQISMGWTNSHLHQFVLRDKSLKPSRDEIRKVGEADIWDDAFMARMRGERVFSMLTTPFGDPTEMEGEDEDAVTLAEVCPKVKSKLTYEYDFGDGWEHTIEVQKIEEPKPGVEYPVCLAGKLACPPEDCGGIYGYDHTLDVVADADHEEHDDLVEWLGDDFDPEAFDIDEVNDILAEWREG; encoded by the coding sequence ATGAGCACGCTGATCCACACCCTTCGCATCACGCTTCAGGACAGCAAGCCCCCGATCTGGCGGCGGGTGGCGGTGCCGTCGGACATTACGCTCGGGCAGTTGCACGAAGTGATTCAGATCTCCATGGGGTGGACGAACAGCCACCTGCATCAGTTCGTGCTACGGGACAAGTCGCTCAAGCCTAGCCGGGATGAGATTCGCAAGGTTGGTGAGGCCGACATCTGGGACGATGCGTTCATGGCACGGATGCGTGGCGAACGGGTGTTCAGCATGCTGACCACGCCGTTTGGCGACCCGACGGAGATGGAGGGTGAGGACGAAGATGCCGTGACGTTGGCCGAGGTGTGCCCGAAGGTCAAGAGCAAGCTGACCTATGAGTATGACTTCGGCGACGGGTGGGAACACACCATCGAGGTGCAGAAGATCGAGGAGCCGAAACCGGGCGTCGAATATCCGGTGTGCCTAGCCGGGAAACTGGCCTGTCCGCCCGAAGATTGCGGCGGCATCTATGGGTACGACCACACGCTCGACGTGGTGGCTGATGCCGATCACGAAGAACACGACGATCTGGTCGAGTGGCTGGGTGACGATTTCGATCCCGAAGCATTTGACATCGACGAGGTCAACGACATCTTGGCCGAGTGGCGGGAGGGCTGA